A stretch of the Aphis gossypii isolate Hap1 chromosome 2, ASM2018417v2, whole genome shotgun sequence genome encodes the following:
- the LOC126549606 gene encoding outer dense fiber protein 3-like protein 2, producing MDVLKFDKAPAYTLGMRLNPKQTSLRIPGPKYDLSNITRRGPVKVIGASLASKLKEQTMRTPGPAAYNTVPCMSATLPTIPQCSIGMRRDCMRKSTRTPAANAYALSTTIGNQAPDMPSAPMYTILGRYPGRRWFSSPGPARYSAVALERFKTQTPRPVMLGAVDQQTRSKRTPAPNAYFPAPGPASRYANAPQFSLGGRVPARSKPFLTAADKVPDWE from the exons ATGGATGTCTTGAAATTTGACAAGGCTCCTGCTTACACGCTAGGCATGCGGTTGAACCCAAAACAGACGTCGCTGCGAATTCCAGGTCCCAAGTACGATTTGAGCAACATCACCAGGCGCGGACCGGTGAAAGTCATAGGAGCTTCGCTGGCGTCAAAGTTGAAAGAACAAACGATGCGGACTCCCGGACCGGCCGCGTACAACACCGTGCCCTGCATGTCAGCCACTTTGCCCACGATTCCGCAGTGTTCCATAGG GATGAGACGGGACTGCATGCGGAAGTCGACGCGCACGCCGGCTGCAAATGCGTACGCATTGTCAACGACCATCGGAAACCAAGCGCCCGACATGCCGTCGGCGCCCATGTACACGATTTTGGGACGGTACCCAGGACGACGGTGGTTCTCTTCGCCGGGACCGGCGCGCTACTCGGCCGTGGCGCTTGAAAGGTTCAAGACACAGACGCCCAGACCGGTGATGCTGGGCGCCGTCGATCAGCAGACCCGAAGCAAACGCACCCCCGCTCCAAATGCCTACTTTCCAGCCCCGGGCCCGGCGTCCCGTTACGCCAACGCGCCTCAATTCTCGCTCGGCGGCCGTGTGCCGGCTCGCTCCAAACCTTTCTTGACGGCTGCCGACAAAGTGCCGGACTGGGAATGA